DNA from Comamonas serinivorans:
TTCAACTTCAACGGCCAGGACCAGCAGAAGAAGGTCGGCAACCTGTCGGGTGGTGAACGCGGCCGGCTGCACCTGGCCAAGACGCTGATTCAGGGCGGCAACGTGCTCATGCTCGATGAACCGTCGAACGACCTGGACGTGGAAACCCTGCGCGCGCTGGAAGACGCGCTGCTGGAGTACGCCGGCACCGTCATGGTCATCTCGCACGACCGCTGGTTCCTGGACCGCATCTGCACCCACATCCTGGCGGCCGAAGGCGACTCGCAGTGGTACTTCTACGACGGCAACTACCAGGAGTACGAAGCCGACAAGAAGAAGCGCCTGGGCGAAGAGGGCGCTGCCCCCAAGCGCATGCGCTACAAGGCCCTGAAGTGAGGCCCTGCGCCTGACCGCGAAAGCCGCCCCCGGGCGGCTTTTTTTTTGGTCGCAGGCCGTCTCCGGCACCGGCGCGATGCGATGCGCTCACCAGGGCGACGGCCGGCGCCTCACAGCCAGTTGGTCATGGCCAGTGCCCCCAGGCCCAGCGCGCCCATTTGCCAGCCCAGCAGCTTGCGCCACGAGATGGACCGCGACTCCACGGTCTGGTAGAGCACCTGACCCGCCGCCACCGACAAGGCGATGGCGACGCCCAGCCCCAGGGCGTTGGTCAGCACGCCCTGGGGCCACAGCGCGGCCCACACCGCGTTGACCAGCAGGCACATGGGAAAGTGGATCAGGAACACCGAGTACGACCGCGTGCCCAGCCAGGCCAGGGGCGACCAGCGCCAGGCGCGCAGGCGCGCGGGCCACGGCCAGTCGCGCGAGGTGGCCAGCACCAGCGCGCCCACGCCGGCCAGCGCGATGCGGGTGCGCCATTCCAGGCACAGCGCCAGGCCCGTGGCAAAGGCGATGGCGCCGACCCAGCGGTGGCGCTCGCGCTGCTCGGGGGCGTGGCCGGCCCACCACGCCATCATGCCCAGGCCGTAGGCGCCGACGAAGTAGATGGCCCACACGTCCAGATCGGCATCGCGGTTCCAGTGCCACAGCGACAGGCAGGTCGCCACCACCACGCCGGCCTGCGCCAGACGCGAGGGGCCGTGGTCGGCGCTGAGCGCATGGGCCAGCCACAGCCAGCCGGCGCACAGGGCATAGAGCTGGAAGTCGATGGCCACGTACCACACGCCCGCCGACAGCGATTCCCAGCCGCCCAGGGTGTGCAGCAGCAACAGGTGGGCCAGCACCTGCACCACGCTGGGCTCGGCCGACACCGAGTCGTGGACGAAGCCCGCGGCGCGCACGCCCTCGTTGACCAGGATGGCCACCAGCAGCGCCACGCAAAACGGCAGGCTCAGGCGCAGGTAGCGCTTGAGCAGCAACGGCAGCAAGGGCTTGCGGGGTGCCATGTGGCCGCTGGGCGCCAGGGCGGCGGCGCATAGGTATCCGCCCAGGACCAAGAAAATCTGAACGGCCATGCGAGCATACTCATAAAGCCAGTTCATGAAAGCGGGCACGGCGGGCCACACTTGATCGGCCATGGGGCCGTAGAACGCGAGGTGGTGGGCGACGATGAGCAGGCAGGCCAGGCCTTTGGCCTGGTCGATCCAGAGGTTGCGAGGGGGCACGAACACGAGGGGCCGGCGCGTGGGGCGCGGGCGCTTGACTGCGGAAAGGGCTGCATTGTCCGCCTGAATGCCGGGCCGGGGCGGCGGCGCTGTTGCCCAGGTGGCAGGCGGGCAGTGACTGTGTCGTGCCGGCACCGGGGCGGACCGTGCGGACCTGGGCGCATCACCAGCCAGCCGCCTGCGCCCTCTTGGACGAAGGGCGCACGTTGCAGGAGACCGGACGCCTGCGCGCGGTCTTGACCGGCTGCCGTTTGGGGCATGAACGCGGCCACGCGGTTCTGGGCGCCGCCTTCACCGCGCGTCGGCATGCATCCAGGGCCTGCGCTGGTCGTCCAGGCCGACATGCGGGCCCACCCATCCGCCTGGCAGGCCTGGCCTGCGAACCCCTTGTGAACGGGTTCGGCGCGGCGGGCGCGCACGCCGCACGCCAGGGCTGGGATACTCGGCGCTTTGCATGGCGCAGCCATGCACGCTTTTTCGCAGGCAAGGCCATGCACTTCATCGACCTGAAATCCCAGTACACCGCGCTCAAGACCGACATCCATGCGCGCATGCAGACCGTGCTGGACCACGGCCAGTACATCATGGGCCCCGAGGTGGCCGAGCTGGAGGCGGCGCTGGCGGCGCGCGTGGGCGTGCCGCACTGCATCACCGTGGCCAGCGGCACCGAGGCGCTGCTCATCAGCCTGATGGCCCTGGACCTGCAGCCCGGTGACGAGGTCGTCACCACGCCCTTCACCTTCGCGGCCACGGCCGAGGTCATCGTGCTGCTGGGCGGCGTGCCCGTGTTCGTCGACGTGGAGGCCGACACCGGCCTGATCGACGCGCAGCAGATCGAGGCCGCCCTCACGCCGCGCACGCGGGCCATCCTGCCGGTCAGCCTCTACGGCCAGGTGGCCGACATGGACGCCATCCAGGCGGTGGCCGACCGGCACGGCCTGCCCGTGATCGAGGATGCCGCGCAGAGCTTTGGCGCCAGCCTGCGCAACGCGCACGGCACGCGGCTCAGCGGCGGCCTGTCCACGCTGGGCTGCACCAGCTTTTTCCCCAGCAAGCCGCTGGGCTGCTATGGCGACGGCGGCGCCATCTTCACGGCCGACGCCGCGCTGGCCCAGGCCTGCCGCGAGATTCGCGTGCACGGCCAGAGCGCGCGCTACACGCACACCCGCGTCGGCGTGGGCGGCCGCATGGACACCCTGCAGTGCGCCGTGGTGCTGGCCAAACTCGGCCGCTTCGACTGGGAGCTGGCGCGCCGTGCCGAGGTGGGTGCGCGCTACGACGCGGCGTTCGATGCCGCCGGCGTCGAACGCATGCGGACGCGGCCCGGACGCACCAGCGTGCATGGGCAGTACACGGTGCAGGTGCCGGCACGCGATGCCGTGCAGGCCGCGCTGACGGCGCAGGGCGTGCCCACGGCCGTGCATTACCCCCGGCCCATGAACCAGCAACCCGCGTATGCGCGCCATGCCACGCAGCCCACGCCCGTGGCCGATGCCCTGGCCGAGCGCGTGCTCAGCCTGCCCATGAGCGCCGACCTGAGCGAGGCCGACCAGGACCGGGTGATCGCCACCCTGCTGAAGGCGTTGCGTGGCTGAATGTGATGTGTGATGTTTGTGCAGTATGACCCTGTTCCCGTCGCCATGAAAACGGCAATTGATGCATACCCCAAGAATGAGTACCCAGGAGACGGTGAATGACCGATGAACCCAGCCAGCCAGCCGTGCTGGAGGACGACGCGGTCGATGCCGGCGCCGGCGCGCCGGCCCTGCACGTGCGCGCCGGTGTGGCGCCCAAGCTCAACCTGTCGGCGTTCCAGAACGCCGTGCCCGCCCTGCACGAGCTGGTCATCGTCAACGACACGCCGGTGGCGGTGGAGGGGCTGACGCTGACGCTGACCTCCAGCCCGGCCTTCGTCAAGCCGCGCACCTGGCACGTCGAATCGGTGGGGCCGGGCGAGACCTACCACCTGAGTCAGCTCGATGTGCAGCTCGACGGCGCCTTGCTGTCGCGGTTGACAGAGGCCGAGTCAGCCACGCTGCACCTGGCCTTGCGCAGCCGCCGCGAGCCCGAGCGGCTGCTGGCGAGTGCCGAGGTGGGGGTCGAGCTGCTGGCGCGCAACCAGTGGGGCGGCCTAGACCACCTGCCCGAGCTGGTGGCGGCGTTCGTCCAGCCCAACGACCCGGCCGTGGACCGTGTGCTCAAGGGCGCTGCCCTGGCGCTGGAGGCAGCCGGCAAGCCCGGCGCCCTGGACGGCTATGCCCAGGGCGCCACGCGGGCCTGGGAGCTGGCGTCGGCCATCTGGACCTCGGTGCTGCAGCTCAAGCTGCACTACGCGCTGCCGCCGGCCAGCTTCGAGCATGCTGGCCAGAAGGTGCGCAGCCCCGGCCAGATCCTGGATGCGGGCCTGGCCACCTGCCTGGACACCACGCTGCTGTTTGCCGCCTGCCTGGAGCAGGCGCGGCTCAACCCCTTGCTGGTCTTCACGCCGGGCCATGCCTTCGCCGGCGTGTGGTTGCGCGACGAGGAGTTCGCCACACCGGTGGTCGACGACATCACGGCCGTGCGCAAGCGGCTCAAGCTGCGGGAGCTGCTGGTGTTCGAGACCACGCTGGCGGCGCAAAGCCCGGCGGCGAGCTTCAGCCAGGCGATTGCGCAGGCCGAGCGGCAGCTGGACGAGGCCCAGGCCGATGCGTTCGAACTGGCCATCGACGTCAAGCGCGCGCGCATGTCGCGCATCCGGCCACTGGCGCTGGCCGAGTCCCCGCAGCCGGCGACGCCCGAGGCCGCGCCCGGCGAGCAGGCGCTGACGCTGGAGTCGGCGCCGGAGCTGCCCGCCGAGGTGCAGGGCGAGGCGCCGGCGGCGGCGCTGGACCCGCGGGATCGCCTGGCCCGCTGGCAACGCAAGCTGCTCGACCTTTCGTTGCGCAACGCGCTGCTGAACTTCAAGCCGGGCAAGAAGGCGCTGGTGCTCGAGGCCTCGGCCACGGCGCTGGAAGACGCCTTGTCCGGCGGGCAGAGCATCCGCCTGCTGCCCGCCCCCGAGCTGATGCAGGGCCAGGACCCGCGCAGCCTGCAGCTGCACGAGGCGCGCAGCCTGGAAGACCTGCGCCGGGCCCACGCCGCCGAGGCGCTGGCGCGCCGCCAGGTGTTCATCGCCGTGGCCCAGGACGAGCTGGAGCTGCGGCTCGTCGAGCTGTACCGCAGCGCGCGCCTGGCGCTGCAGGAGGGCGGGGCGAACACGCTGTTCGTGGCGCTGGGCTTTCTGTCGTGGATGCGCGCCGACAAGCCCGACACGCGCCTGCAGGCGCCGCTGATCCTGCTGCCCGTCACGCTGGACCGCACGAGCGTGCGTTCGGGCTTCACGCTGCACCTGCACGAAGACGAGGCCTTGTTCAACCCCACGCTGGTCGAGATGCTGCGGCAGGACTTCCAGCTCGAGCTGGGGGTGCCCACGGGCGATTTGCCGCGCGACGATGCGGGGCTGGACATCGCTGGCATCTGGGCCAGCGTGCGCCAGGCCATCAAGGACATGCGGGGCTGGGAGGTCAGCGAAGACGTGGTGCTGGCCATGTTCTCCTTCGCCAAATACCTGATGTGGAAGGACCTGACCGAGCGCACGGGCGACCTGCGCGAGTCGCCCGTGGTGGCCCACCTGCTGGACACGCCGCGCGAGCCCTATCCCTCGTCCACGCCGTTCCCCGACACGGCCCGGCTTGACCGCGACTACCCGCCCCAGGCGGTGTTCAGCCCGCTGCCGGCCGACTCCTCGCAGCTGTCGGCGGTGATGGCGGCGGCCCAGGGCAAGGACTTCGTGCTCATCGGCCCGCCCGGCACGGGCAAGAGCCAGACCATCGCCAACCTCATCGCGCAATGCCTGGCCGAAGGCAAGCGCGTGCTGTTCGTGGCCGAGAAGATCGCCGCGCTCGAGGTGGTCTACCGCCGCCTGCGCGCCGTGGGCCTGGGCGATTTCTGCCTCGAGCTGCATTCCAGCAAGAGCCGCAAGCTCGAGGTGCTGGGCCAGCTGCAGAACGCCTGGGAGGCGCGCGGCGAGGTGAACGCCGACGATTGGCACGCCAAGGCGCAGGCCCTGGCGCGCGTGCGCGAGCAGCTGTCGACCTATGTCGAGCGCCTGCATTGGCGCCACGGCAATGGCTTGAGCGTGTACGCGGCCATTGGCAGCGTCACGGCCGGGGCCGCCTTGCCCCAGCTGGGCCTGAGCTGGCCCAGCGCGGACACGCACGACGCCGCGGCCCTGGCGGACTTGCGCGAGCTGGTGGCCCGCCTGCAGGCCAACGCGCAGGCCGTGGGCGCGGACGCGCTGGCGGCCGGCCCGCTGGCGCTCGTGCACGTCAGCGACTGGTCGGCCCGGTGGCAGCAGCAATTGATGCAGGCCGCCCAGTCTGTGCATACCCTGGGGCGGGAGTTTGAGTCTGCTGCCGTTGAATTGCAAACGCTTGTGGGGGTGAACTGGCCCACGCTGGGTCGCCAGACCCGGGCCGCGCTGGGCGTGCTGGCCAGCATCCTGCCGCCTGCGTCGGCGCAGGACTGGCGCTTTTGCGCCAGCGCCGACAGCGAGGCGGTGTGCGCCGAGCTGGGGGCCGCGCGCGAGCTGCTGAGCCAGCATCGCGCGCATTCGGCCCAGCTGGTGGCGCCATGGCCCGCCACGCTGCAGGCGCGGCTGGCTCAGGCTGCCGGACTGCTGGCGCAGCGCCAGCGTTTGCAGGCCGAGCTGGGCCAGCCGTGGTCGGCGACGGTCGCGGCCGACCTGGCGCAAGGCCTGCGCGGCATCGAAGAACTGCAGCGCCTGCGGGCCGGCCTGTCGGTGTCGTATGGCGCCGAGGCCGGGCAACTCAACGCCGCGCAGCTGCTGCGCGACTGGACCAAGGCCGAGCAGGCGATCTGGCCGCTGTCCGCGCTGGGCAAGCGCAAGGTGCGCCAGGCGCTGGAGGCGGCGATCGACGGCACGGGCGAGGCGCGCGTGGCCGATGACCTGGCGGCGCTGGCGCGCATCAAGCGCCTGCGCGAGGAGGTGGCTGCGCTGCCGCTGGACGCCGCTGCCGAGGTGTGGGCGGGCGAGCGCACGCGGCTGCCGCCGGCGCAGGCCGCACTGCAGGCCCATGCCGCGCTGCAGGCGGCGCGCGCGCACCAGCCGTTTGCGCTGGATGGCCTGGAGCCGGCGCTGCAGGGCGAGTGCGGCGAGCGCTGGGCTGCCGAGGCGCGACGCCTGAAGGCGCTGCACGCGCTCGACCGTGACCTGGCGGCGTGCGCGGACCTGGCCGAAGTCAGCCACGGGCTGTGGCGCGGGCCGGACACCGACGTGGCGCTGCTGCGCGCGGCCCTGGCCTTCGAGCAGGACCGCCTGGACCTTGCCCGGCGCGGCCGCCTGCCATCGGCCCATGCCGAGGTGGCGCAAGGCTTGGCGGGGCCGGTGTTGCAGCAGCAGCATGCGGTGCTGACGGCGCGTGGCGCGGTCGAGGTGCAGCTGCTGAGCCGGCAGGCGCTGGCCGACCGCTGCCCCGGCGTCTGGCAGGGCCTGGACACGGACGAAGCGGCCCTCGAGCGCGCGCTGCGGTTTCACGCCTCGCTCAAGGCGGCGCTGGCCGGACTGGGGCTGCCGCTCGATCAGCTGCTGCAGGTGCGCCAGCGCCTGCAGCAGACGGTGTGGGGCGCCGAGCCCGCGGTGCAGGCGGCCCTGGGCCCCGCTTGCCACCGGGTGCAGACGGCGCTGGCCGGCCTGCATGGGGCGGTGGACGCGCTGTGCCGCGCCGCGGGCCAGCCCGCAGCGGTGCAGCAGGCCTTTGGCGATCAGCCCCCGGCGCAGCTGGTGGACGCAGCAGCGCACTTGACCGCGCAGGCACACGACCTGCACGCCTGGTGCGCCTGGCGCCTGGCGCAAACCGAGGCCCGCGACCTGGGCCTGGGCGCGCTGGTGGATGCGCTGGTGTCCGGCGTGGTCAGCACGGCCCAGCTGCCCCAGGCGTTTGAGGTGAACTACGCGCGCTGGTGGCTGGACGAGGCCGTCGATGGCGACGAGGTGCTCAAGCGCTTCGTGGCCGCGGAGCACGAGCGCCGCATCCAGGCCTTCCGCGCGCTCGATGACGAATTCACCGCCATCACGCGGCAGTGGATTCGCGCGCGGCTGTGCGCCGACCTGCCGGTGATGGACGGCGTTCAGCGCAGCAGCGAATGGGGCATCCTGCGGCGCGAAATGGCCAAGAAGCGCCAGCACCTGCCGCTGCGCCAGCTGTTGCAGGCCATCCCGTCGGCGGTGTTGCAGCTGGCGCCGTGCCTGCTGATGAGCCCGCTGTCGATCGCACAGTACCTGTCGGCCGATGCGCGCCATTTCGACCTGGTGGTGTTCGACGAGGCCTCGCAGATCCCCGTGTGGGACGCCATCGGCGCCATGGCGCGTGGGCGCCAGGTCGTGATGGTGGGTGACCCCAAGCAGCTGCCGCCGACGAACTTTTTCGACCGCACCGACAACGCCGACGACGACGCGCAGGTCGTTGAGGGCGATCTGGAAAGCATCCTCGACGAATGCCTGGGCGCCAGCCTGCCCACGCGCAACCTGTCGTGGCACTACCGGTCGCGCCACGAAAGCCTGATCGCGTTCAGCAACCACCGCTACTACGGCGGCGGCCTGGTCACCTTTCCCTCGCCCTTCACGCAGGACCAGGCCGTCAGCCTGCACGTCGTGCAGGGCCGATACGAGAAGGGCGGTGCCCGCACCAACCTGCCCGAGGCGCGGGCCCTGGTGGCCGACCTGGTGGCCCAGCTTCGCTCGCCCGAGGTGGGGCAGGCGGGCCTGACCCTGGGCGTGGTGACCTTCAACGCCGAGCAACAGCGGCTGATCGAAGACCTGCTGGACGAGGAGCGGCGCCAGGACCCGGGGTTGGAGCCGTTTTTCTCGGATGCGGGCCTGGAGCCGGTGTTCGTCAAGAACCTGGAAAGCGTGCAGGGCGACGAGCGCGACATCATGTACTTCTCGATCACCTATGGGCCGGATCCGGCGGGCGTGCTGTCGATGAACTTCGGCCCGCTCAACCGCGATGGCGGCGAGCGCCGGCTGAACGTGGCCGTCACGCGGGCCCGCCACGCGCTGCGGGTGTTCGCCAGCCTGCGCGGCGATCAGATCGACCTCTCGCGCACGCAGGCGGCGGGCGTGCGCGACCTGAAGCACTTCCTCGAGTTTGCCGAGCGCGGCGCCAAGGCCCTGGCCGAGGCGCACCAGGGCAGCGTGGGTGATTTTGAAAGCCCCTTCGAGGCCGGCGTGGCGCAAGCGCTGCGTCAGCAGGGCTGGCAGGTGCACGCGCAGATCGGCGCGTCGTCGTTCCGCGTCGACCTGGGGGTGGTGCACCCCGATCTGCCGGGCCGCTACCTCGCGGGCGTCGAGTGCGACGGCGCCACCTACCACCGCAGTGCCACCGCGCGCGACCGCGACAAGCTGCGCGAGGCCGTGCTGCGGGGCCTGGGCTGGGAGATCGAGCGCATCTGGTCGACCGACTGGTGGGTCAACCCGGGCGGCACGCTGGCGCGCCTGCACGCCCGGCTGAACGCGCTGCTGGCCGCCGACCGCAGGCGGCGGGCGGCCGAGGCTGCCGCGCGGCCGGTGACGCCGGCCTTGGCCGAGCCAGCTGCCCAGGCCGATGGCCACGTCCCCATGCCGGACGGGGCCCAGGCGCCCACGACCGAACGCGTGGGCGAGGCGGTGATGGCGGGCGCGTTCATGCCCGAGCCCGCGTCGGTGGCGTCGCATGACGCCGAACCGGCCAACCCGCCCACCCGCGACGGAGCCGATGAACCCAGCCCGGTGGATGCTGGGGCATCGCCGCCGACCCTGTATGCGCGTGCGCCCGAGCAGCGGGTGCGGCCCGTGCCGCAGGCCCGGCCAGGCGGCCCGGTCATGCCGCGCGTGCTGCGCATCTCGCAGCCGGCCGATGCGGTGCCGGCCGGGGCGGTGTGTGCCGAGCGGTTTCACGAGCCGGCGTACGACGCGGTGCTGCAGGCCATGGTGGGCTGGGTGGTGCAGCACGAAGGGCCCATCCTGGACAGCGTGTTGGCGCGGCGCATCGCCCGCGCGCACGGCTTTCAGCGCACGGGCAGCCGGATCCACGAGCGCGTGCTGCAGGTGGCTGGCCGCCTGGGCCACACCACGCAAGAGCCCGTGGGGTGCTTCCACTGGCCCGCCGATGGCGCGGACGCCGCCGGGCTGGCCTGCCGCACACCCGCCGATGCGGACAGCGTGCGCGACATCGAGGAGATCTGCATGCCCGAGCTGGTGTCGCTGGCGCGCTGGGTGCGGGCTCAGGGGCACCACGGTGACCAGGCCCTGGGCGCC
Protein-coding regions in this window:
- a CDS encoding DUF3320 domain-containing protein, encoding MTDEPSQPAVLEDDAVDAGAGAPALHVRAGVAPKLNLSAFQNAVPALHELVIVNDTPVAVEGLTLTLTSSPAFVKPRTWHVESVGPGETYHLSQLDVQLDGALLSRLTEAESATLHLALRSRREPERLLASAEVGVELLARNQWGGLDHLPELVAAFVQPNDPAVDRVLKGAALALEAAGKPGALDGYAQGATRAWELASAIWTSVLQLKLHYALPPASFEHAGQKVRSPGQILDAGLATCLDTTLLFAACLEQARLNPLLVFTPGHAFAGVWLRDEEFATPVVDDITAVRKRLKLRELLVFETTLAAQSPAASFSQAIAQAERQLDEAQADAFELAIDVKRARMSRIRPLALAESPQPATPEAAPGEQALTLESAPELPAEVQGEAPAAALDPRDRLARWQRKLLDLSLRNALLNFKPGKKALVLEASATALEDALSGGQSIRLLPAPELMQGQDPRSLQLHEARSLEDLRRAHAAEALARRQVFIAVAQDELELRLVELYRSARLALQEGGANTLFVALGFLSWMRADKPDTRLQAPLILLPVTLDRTSVRSGFTLHLHEDEALFNPTLVEMLRQDFQLELGVPTGDLPRDDAGLDIAGIWASVRQAIKDMRGWEVSEDVVLAMFSFAKYLMWKDLTERTGDLRESPVVAHLLDTPREPYPSSTPFPDTARLDRDYPPQAVFSPLPADSSQLSAVMAAAQGKDFVLIGPPGTGKSQTIANLIAQCLAEGKRVLFVAEKIAALEVVYRRLRAVGLGDFCLELHSSKSRKLEVLGQLQNAWEARGEVNADDWHAKAQALARVREQLSTYVERLHWRHGNGLSVYAAIGSVTAGAALPQLGLSWPSADTHDAAALADLRELVARLQANAQAVGADALAAGPLALVHVSDWSARWQQQLMQAAQSVHTLGREFESAAVELQTLVGVNWPTLGRQTRAALGVLASILPPASAQDWRFCASADSEAVCAELGAARELLSQHRAHSAQLVAPWPATLQARLAQAAGLLAQRQRLQAELGQPWSATVAADLAQGLRGIEELQRLRAGLSVSYGAEAGQLNAAQLLRDWTKAEQAIWPLSALGKRKVRQALEAAIDGTGEARVADDLAALARIKRLREEVAALPLDAAAEVWAGERTRLPPAQAALQAHAALQAARAHQPFALDGLEPALQGECGERWAAEARRLKALHALDRDLAACADLAEVSHGLWRGPDTDVALLRAALAFEQDRLDLARRGRLPSAHAEVAQGLAGPVLQQQHAVLTARGAVEVQLLSRQALADRCPGVWQGLDTDEAALERALRFHASLKAALAGLGLPLDQLLQVRQRLQQTVWGAEPAVQAALGPACHRVQTALAGLHGAVDALCRAAGQPAAVQQAFGDQPPAQLVDAAAHLTAQAHDLHAWCAWRLAQTEARDLGLGALVDALVSGVVSTAQLPQAFEVNYARWWLDEAVDGDEVLKRFVAAEHERRIQAFRALDDEFTAITRQWIRARLCADLPVMDGVQRSSEWGILRREMAKKRQHLPLRQLLQAIPSAVLQLAPCLLMSPLSIAQYLSADARHFDLVVFDEASQIPVWDAIGAMARGRQVVMVGDPKQLPPTNFFDRTDNADDDAQVVEGDLESILDECLGASLPTRNLSWHYRSRHESLIAFSNHRYYGGGLVTFPSPFTQDQAVSLHVVQGRYEKGGARTNLPEARALVADLVAQLRSPEVGQAGLTLGVVTFNAEQQRLIEDLLDEERRQDPGLEPFFSDAGLEPVFVKNLESVQGDERDIMYFSITYGPDPAGVLSMNFGPLNRDGGERRLNVAVTRARHALRVFASLRGDQIDLSRTQAAGVRDLKHFLEFAERGAKALAEAHQGSVGDFESPFEAGVAQALRQQGWQVHAQIGASSFRVDLGVVHPDLPGRYLAGVECDGATYHRSATARDRDKLREAVLRGLGWEIERIWSTDWWVNPGGTLARLHARLNALLAADRRRRAAEAAARPVTPALAEPAAQADGHVPMPDGAQAPTTERVGEAVMAGAFMPEPASVASHDAEPANPPTRDGADEPSPVDAGASPPTLYARAPEQRVRPVPQARPGGPVMPRVLRISQPADAVPAGAVCAERFHEPAYDAVLQAMVGWVVQHEGPILDSVLARRIARAHGFQRTGSRIHERVLQVAGRLGHTTQEPVGCFHWPADGADAAGLACRTPADADSVRDIEEICMPELVSLARWVRAQGHHGDQALGAMARELGLSRLRAASRERLQAAVNAAAAA
- a CDS encoding acyltransferase family protein, coding for MFVPPRNLWIDQAKGLACLLIVAHHLAFYGPMADQVWPAVPAFMNWLYEYARMAVQIFLVLGGYLCAAALAPSGHMAPRKPLLPLLLKRYLRLSLPFCVALLVAILVNEGVRAAGFVHDSVSAEPSVVQVLAHLLLLHTLGGWESLSAGVWYVAIDFQLYALCAGWLWLAHALSADHGPSRLAQAGVVVATCLSLWHWNRDADLDVWAIYFVGAYGLGMMAWWAGHAPEQRERHRWVGAIAFATGLALCLEWRTRIALAGVGALVLATSRDWPWPARLRAWRWSPLAWLGTRSYSVFLIHFPMCLLVNAVWAALWPQGVLTNALGLGVAIALSVAAGQVLYQTVESRSISWRKLLGWQMGALGLGALAMTNWL
- a CDS encoding DegT/DnrJ/EryC1/StrS family aminotransferase; the encoded protein is MHFIDLKSQYTALKTDIHARMQTVLDHGQYIMGPEVAELEAALAARVGVPHCITVASGTEALLISLMALDLQPGDEVVTTPFTFAATAEVIVLLGGVPVFVDVEADTGLIDAQQIEAALTPRTRAILPVSLYGQVADMDAIQAVADRHGLPVIEDAAQSFGASLRNAHGTRLSGGLSTLGCTSFFPSKPLGCYGDGGAIFTADAALAQACREIRVHGQSARYTHTRVGVGGRMDTLQCAVVLAKLGRFDWELARRAEVGARYDAAFDAAGVERMRTRPGRTSVHGQYTVQVPARDAVQAALTAQGVPTAVHYPRPMNQQPAYARHATQPTPVADALAERVLSLPMSADLSEADQDRVIATLLKALRG